The Vibrio pomeroyi genome window below encodes:
- the rsmB gene encoding 16S rRNA (cytosine(967)-C(5))-methyltransferase RsmB: MNVRAAAANVLFQVVDKGHSLSHALPAAQKTIRPRDHALLQEICYGALRYLPRLESIANELMENPLKGKKRVFHHLILVGIYQLSFMRIPSHAAVAETVEGTKTLRGPSLSGLINAVLRSYLRDQEELDEKAVSHNAGKYGHPSWILKMLQESYPDQWEQLVEANNSKAPMWLRVNRQHHTRDEYVELLKNENIEYTLHPEAADAIKLAAPCDVTLLPGFDRGWVSVQDAAAQLSVDYLTPKDGELILDCCAAPGGKTAHILEHTNDTEVVAIDCDIKRLDRVYDNLERLQLRADVICGDARYPEEWWMSDKFDRILLDAPCSATGVIRRHPDIKWLRRASDIDALAELQSEIMDAMWRQLKEGGTMVYATCSITPQENVLQVKAFLERTENATLVGSDIENPGRQILPGEEDMDGFYYAVLVKQA, encoded by the coding sequence ATGAATGTTCGCGCTGCTGCTGCAAATGTCCTATTCCAAGTTGTCGATAAAGGCCACTCTCTTTCACACGCTCTCCCTGCGGCTCAAAAAACGATCCGCCCGCGAGACCACGCTCTACTGCAAGAGATTTGCTACGGCGCACTTCGTTACCTGCCTCGTTTAGAGTCAATCGCTAACGAACTGATGGAAAACCCGCTTAAAGGTAAAAAGCGTGTATTCCACCACCTGATTTTGGTGGGCATTTACCAATTGAGCTTCATGCGTATCCCTTCGCACGCTGCCGTTGCGGAAACCGTTGAGGGCACCAAAACACTGCGTGGTCCAAGCCTAAGTGGTTTGATCAACGCGGTATTACGTAGCTACCTACGTGACCAAGAAGAGCTGGATGAAAAAGCGGTTAGCCACAATGCGGGCAAATACGGCCACCCAAGCTGGATTCTAAAAATGCTTCAAGAGAGCTACCCAGATCAATGGGAGCAACTGGTTGAGGCAAACAACAGCAAGGCACCAATGTGGTTGCGTGTAAACCGCCAACACCACACGCGTGACGAGTACGTTGAACTGCTTAAAAACGAAAACATTGAATACACACTGCACCCAGAAGCGGCGGATGCCATAAAATTGGCCGCACCTTGTGATGTGACTTTACTACCGGGCTTCGATAGAGGTTGGGTATCAGTACAAGACGCAGCGGCTCAGCTTTCTGTAGATTACCTAACACCAAAAGATGGTGAGCTAATCCTAGACTGTTGTGCAGCCCCTGGCGGTAAAACCGCACACATTCTTGAGCACACTAACGACACTGAAGTGGTTGCTATTGACTGTGATATTAAACGCCTAGACCGTGTTTACGATAACCTTGAACGTCTACAACTGCGTGCCGATGTAATTTGTGGCGATGCTCGCTACCCTGAAGAGTGGTGGATGAGTGATAAGTTCGACCGTATCCTACTTGACGCGCCTTGTTCAGCGACCGGTGTAATCCGCCGTCACCCTGACATCAAGTGGCTACGCCGTGCATCTGATATTGATGCACTCGCTGAGCTACAAAGTGAGATCATGGACGCAATGTGGCGTCAGTTGAAAGAAGGCGGCACCATGGTTTACGCGACATGCTCAATCACACCGCAAGAGAACGTTCTGCAAGTGAAAGCTTTCCTAGAGCGTACCGAGAACGCAACGCTGGTTGGGTCTGATATCGAAAATCCGGGTCGTCAAATACTGCCTGGTGAAGAAGATATGGATGGCTTCTACTACGCAGTTCTAGTAAAACAGGCATAA
- a CDS encoding TrkH family potassium uptake protein: MVNFRPILLVIGLVLSKLALFMYIPTLVAFFTGTGGFLEFGQSVVITHIVAFICLSLGRSAKFRLGVRDMFLITSLVWTIASAFAALPFVFINHISFTDAYFETMSGITTTGSTVLSGLDSMAPSILLWRSILQWLGGIGFIVMAVAVLPMLNVGGMRLFQTESSDWSDKSSPRAKTVAKNIVAVYLVLTGLCLVSYLFAGMSVFDAINHSFTTLSTGGYSTSDGSMNHFSNSAHWVGTVFMFLGGLPFLLFVSALRGRKLSILYKDAQVRGFAYLFLVTSAVISTWLVVRDGYTVLDALRVSMFNIVSVVTTTGFGLEDFTAWGALPTTLFAFLMMAGACSGSTSGGIKIFRFQIAMTMLHKQMMKLIHPSGVFVQRYNQRPVSDDIVRSLVAFGLMFFITIILIAGGLSAMGLDPITSISGAITAVANVGPGMGSVIGPTGNFAPLPDAAKWLLSLGMLMGRLEILTLIVLFFPAFWRR; the protein is encoded by the coding sequence ATGGTCAACTTTCGTCCGATATTATTAGTGATAGGGTTAGTGTTATCAAAACTCGCCCTTTTCATGTACATCCCCACATTGGTTGCCTTCTTTACTGGCACCGGTGGCTTCCTCGAGTTTGGTCAATCGGTAGTGATCACGCACATCGTCGCGTTCATATGCTTGAGTTTAGGCCGTTCAGCTAAGTTCCGACTTGGGGTTCGGGACATGTTCCTTATTACATCTCTAGTGTGGACGATTGCCAGTGCCTTCGCCGCGCTGCCGTTTGTGTTCATCAACCATATCAGCTTCACTGACGCCTACTTTGAAACCATGTCAGGTATTACCACAACAGGTTCAACGGTACTGAGCGGCTTAGATAGCATGGCACCAAGTATTCTATTATGGCGCTCTATACTGCAGTGGCTTGGTGGTATTGGCTTCATCGTAATGGCGGTAGCGGTACTGCCAATGCTCAACGTCGGTGGTATGCGCCTGTTCCAAACTGAATCTTCTGATTGGTCCGATAAAAGCAGCCCGAGAGCAAAAACTGTCGCCAAGAACATCGTAGCGGTTTATCTGGTATTAACTGGCTTGTGCTTGGTGAGCTATCTGTTTGCGGGCATGAGTGTGTTTGATGCCATCAACCACTCATTCACCACGCTTTCTACAGGCGGTTACTCAACCTCAGACGGCTCTATGAACCACTTCTCGAACAGCGCTCACTGGGTGGGCACCGTGTTCATGTTCTTAGGTGGTCTACCATTCCTACTCTTTGTCAGTGCGCTGCGCGGTAGAAAGCTCTCTATCCTCTACAAAGATGCCCAAGTGAGAGGCTTCGCTTACCTTTTCTTAGTCACCAGTGCTGTGATCTCCACATGGCTAGTGGTCAGAGATGGCTACACAGTATTGGATGCATTACGAGTCTCGATGTTCAACATCGTATCGGTTGTGACAACTACTGGTTTTGGCTTAGAAGACTTCACAGCGTGGGGGGCACTGCCAACCACCTTGTTTGCCTTCCTGATGATGGCGGGTGCTTGTTCTGGTTCAACTTCTGGTGGTATCAAAATCTTCCGCTTCCAGATAGCGATGACTATGCTTCACAAACAGATGATGAAGCTGATTCACCCATCAGGCGTGTTTGTTCAACGATATAACCAACGTCCTGTCAGCGACGACATCGTACGTTCATTGGTGGCGTTTGGTTTAATGTTCTTTATTACGATCATCTTAATCGCTGGTGGCTTAAGTGCGATGGGGTTAGACCCAATCACCAGTATCTCAGGTGCCATTACTGCGGTAGCTAACGTTGGCCCGGGTATGGGCAGCGTGATTGGCCCAACGGGTAACTTTGCTCCACTACCAGACGC
- the trkA gene encoding Trk system potassium transporter TrkA produces MKIIILGAGQVGGTLAENLVGENNDITIVDRNADRLRELQDKYDLRVVNGYASHPNTLREAGAQDADMLVAVTNMDETNMAACQVAFSLFNTPNRIARIRSPEYLEEKEALFKSGAIPVDHLIAPEELVTSYIERLIQYPGALQVVSFAEQKVSLVAVKAYYGGPLVGNALSALREHMPHIDTRVAAIFRQGRPIRPQGTTIIEADDEVFFVAASNHIRSVMSELQRLEKPYRRIMIVGGGNIGASLAKRLEQSYSIKLIERSYTRAEKLSEELENTIVFCGDAADQELLTEENIDQVDVFIALTNEDETNIMSAMLAKRMGAKKVMVLIQRGAYVDLVQGGVIDIAISPQQATISALLTHVRRADIVNVSSLRRGAAEAIEAIAHGDETTSKVVGRAIGDIKLPPGTTIGAIVRGEEVLIAHDRTVIEQDDHVVMFLVDKKYVPDVESLFQPSPFFL; encoded by the coding sequence ATGAAGATCATTATCCTAGGTGCTGGACAAGTAGGCGGTACCCTTGCTGAAAACCTAGTAGGTGAAAACAATGACATCACGATCGTCGACCGTAATGCCGATCGACTGCGTGAACTTCAAGACAAATACGACCTTAGGGTTGTAAACGGCTATGCCAGCCACCCGAACACACTACGTGAAGCGGGTGCACAAGATGCCGACATGTTGGTTGCCGTAACCAACATGGATGAAACCAACATGGCCGCATGTCAGGTTGCCTTCTCTCTTTTCAACACGCCAAACCGAATTGCCCGTATTCGTTCTCCAGAATATCTGGAAGAGAAAGAAGCGCTGTTCAAATCTGGGGCTATCCCTGTTGATCACCTGATCGCACCGGAAGAACTCGTCACCAGCTACATCGAACGTTTGATCCAATACCCAGGCGCACTACAAGTGGTGAGCTTTGCAGAACAGAAAGTGAGCCTAGTAGCGGTAAAAGCCTACTACGGTGGTCCACTGGTTGGTAATGCACTGTCTGCTTTACGTGAGCACATGCCACACATCGATACTCGTGTTGCGGCTATCTTCCGTCAAGGTCGCCCTATTCGCCCACAAGGCACCACCATCATTGAAGCCGATGATGAAGTATTCTTCGTCGCAGCAAGTAACCATATCCGCTCAGTGATGAGTGAGCTGCAACGTCTAGAGAAACCATACCGCCGCATCATGATTGTCGGTGGTGGTAACATTGGTGCAAGCTTGGCGAAACGCCTTGAGCAGAGCTACAGCATCAAGCTTATTGAGCGCAGCTACACTCGTGCAGAGAAGCTGTCTGAAGAGTTAGAAAACACCATCGTATTCTGTGGTGACGCAGCAGACCAAGAGCTGCTAACTGAAGAGAACATCGATCAAGTTGATGTGTTCATTGCCCTAACCAATGAAGATGAAACCAACATCATGTCAGCAATGCTGGCCAAGCGAATGGGTGCCAAGAAAGTAATGGTACTGATTCAGCGTGGTGCTTACGTCGACCTTGTTCAGGGTGGTGTGATTGATATTGCTATCTCTCCACAACAAGCGACCATTTCTGCGCTGCTTACTCACGTTCGTCGTGCTGATATTGTAAACGTATCTTCACTACGTCGCGGCGCTGCAGAGGCGATCGAAGCGATTGCTCACGGTGACGAAACCACATCTAAAGTCGTTGGTCGAGCGATTGGCGATATCAAGCTACCACCGGGCACCACTATTGGTGCGATTGTTCGCGGAGAAGAGGTACTTATCGCGCACGATAGAACCGTAATCGAACAAGATGACCACGTAGTGATGTTCCTAGTGGACAAGAAATACGTACCTGATGTTGAGTCTCTATTCCAACCGAGCCCGTTCTTCTTATAG